The Pseudomonas aeruginosa genome includes the window ATTGGGGACCGCCTTGGACGCACCGCTTCGCATCGCCCTCATCGGCGCCGGCAATATGGGCCGCCAGCATTACCACCGCTTGCAGCGAATCGCCGGTGCGCGCCTGTGTGCGGTGGCCGATCCCCAGGGCCAGGCGTTCGCCGCGGATGCCGGCGTGCCCTGGTTCGGCGATCATCGGAGGTTGCTGGAAGAAGCCCGGCCGCAAGCGGCGATCGTCGCCAATCCGAACAACCTGCATGTCGCCACCGCCCTCGACTGCCTCGCCGCCGGGGTGCCGCTGCTGCTGGAAAAACCGGTCGGCGTGCAGCTCGACGAAGTGAGCGAGCTGGTGGCCGTCGCCCGGCGATCTGGCGTTCCGCTGCTGGTCGGTCACCATCGTCGGCACAATCCGCTGGTCGTGCGGGCGCGCCAATTGATCGCCGAGGGCGCGCTCGGTCGGTTGCTGTCGGTCACCGCGCTCTGGCAGTTGAAGAAGCCCGACAGTTATTTCGAGGTGGCCTGGCGTCGCGAGCCCGGCGCGGGAATGTTGCTGACCAACCTGATCCATGACCTCGACCTGCTCCGCCACCTGTGCGGGGAAGTGCGGGAGGTGCAGGCGCTGGCCGGCAACGCCATCCGTGGCCTGCCCAACGAAGACAACATCGCGCTGCTCCTGCGCTTCGCCAATGGCGCCCTGGGCAGCCTGTCCGGTTGCGACGCTGCGGCGGCGCCCTGGAGCTGGGAGCTGGCAGCCGGGGAGAACCCGGTCTATCCGCGCCAGGCCGAGCAACCCTGCTACCTGCTGGCCGGCACCGAGGGTGCCCTGAGCCTTCCCCAGCTCCGCCGCTGGCGCTACGCCGAGGCCCGGCAGGGCTGGCACGACCCGCTGGCGGCCAGCGTGGAGGCCGTGGCGACAGGCGATCCCCTGCAACGCCAGCTAGAGCACTTCGTCCGGGTCGCGCGGGGCGAGGAAGCGCCATTGATGGATGCCACCGACGCCGCTCGCACCCTGGCGCTGGTCGAGGCGGTTCGCGAGGCCGCGCGC containing:
- a CDS encoding Gfo/Idh/MocA family protein, with protein sequence MDAPLRIALIGAGNMGRQHYHRLQRIAGARLCAVADPQGQAFAADAGVPWFGDHRRLLEEARPQAAIVANPNNLHVATALDCLAAGVPLLLEKPVGVQLDEVSELVAVARRSGVPLLVGHHRRHNPLVVRARQLIAEGALGRLLSVTALWQLKKPDSYFEVAWRREPGAGMLLTNLIHDLDLLRHLCGEVREVQALAGNAIRGLPNEDNIALLLRFANGALGSLSGCDAAAAPWSWELAAGENPVYPRQAEQPCYLLAGTEGALSLPQLRRWRYAEARQGWHDPLAASVEAVATGDPLQRQLEHFVRVARGEEAPLMDATDAARTLALVEAVREAARSGRACAPASF